In a single window of the Synechococcus sp. HK05 genome:
- a CDS encoding DUF3598 family protein, whose translation MSSQWDNFLRNLGEWRGSFASLDANGAVVESTASILTLEQGEDERLVHFRLRRFADGDLNGEPSRDMSEDYRNLGRQVVFFESGTFCKGRLQVAPGTPFGGEFGFICGDRRHRLVQLHNDDGGFANLVLIREFRAGSNAQELPALTPDQLLGSWSGMAATITADWPEPDQAACRFEVSATTPGSLHIQTNLGGQSESVEAGNTDPLLQLTWMADGGYHLTPRHVDHRSAFAVEAGWLSAPDRLERLIRRYDASGAWTSATQIIATRD comes from the coding sequence ATGTCGAGTCAGTGGGACAACTTTCTGCGCAACCTGGGGGAGTGGCGCGGCAGCTTCGCCAGCCTTGACGCCAACGGCGCCGTGGTGGAGTCGACAGCCTCCATCCTCACGCTGGAGCAGGGCGAGGACGAGCGCTTGGTGCACTTCCGCCTGCGGCGCTTCGCCGATGGCGACCTGAACGGCGAACCCAGCCGCGACATGAGCGAGGACTACCGCAACCTCGGGCGGCAGGTGGTGTTCTTCGAGAGCGGCACCTTCTGCAAAGGCCGCCTGCAGGTGGCGCCGGGCACGCCCTTCGGCGGCGAGTTCGGCTTCATCTGCGGCGACCGCCGCCATCGCCTAGTGCAGCTGCACAACGATGACGGCGGCTTCGCCAACCTTGTGCTGATCCGTGAATTCAGGGCTGGCAGTAACGCCCAGGAACTCCCGGCCCTCACGCCGGATCAACTCCTCGGCAGCTGGAGTGGCATGGCCGCCACGATCACGGCCGATTGGCCTGAACCCGACCAGGCCGCTTGCCGCTTCGAGGTGAGTGCCACCACACCCGGCAGCCTGCACATCCAAACGAACCTGGGGGGACAGAGCGAGAGCGTGGAGGCCGGCAACACCGATCCGCTGCTGCAGCTCACCTGGATGGCGGATGGCGGGTATCACCTCACCCCGCGCCATGTGGACCACCGCAGCGCTTTTGCGGTGGAGGCCGGTTGGCTCAGCGCACCCGATCGGCTCGAACGGCTGATCCGCCGCTACGACGCCAGCGGCGCCTGGACCTCAGCCACCCAGATCATCGCCACGCGTGACTGA
- the htpG gene encoding molecular chaperone HtpG has translation MVLQAEQGQIQIHTENIFPIIKKAVYSGHEVFLRELVSNGVDAISKRRMAAMAGDCSEGSEGKISIRIDREAKTLTISDNGIGMSADEVKRYINQVAFSSAEDFLEKYKQEDDAIIGHFGLGFYSSFMVAKQVELVTLSAREGSEAVRWSCDGSPNFSLEAAERSEPGTDVILHLMDEEEEYIEPARIRTLITTYCDFMPVEVQLEGETVNKREAPWRKSPRDLTDNDYIELYRYLYPFQGDPLLWVHLNTDYPYNLQGILYFPKFSGRADWEKGEIKLYCNNVFVSDSIKEVVPRYLLPLRGVIDSPDIPLNVSRSALQTDRRVRSIGGFVAKKVADRLKQLHRDEPKRYAEIWESLAPFIKIGAMEDDKFAEQVADLVLFGTTAASGDGDSPDPIPGENNKAFTTLAGYRSRLSPDNDKRILYCTDEAGQAGALALWKGQGAEVLLADTFIDTQFIPWLEYRHEELKFQRVDSELDDSLQEKESELADADGKDSSEKVRDLFKSALNNDKVTIQVQALKGDNAPAALILLPEQMRRINDMGALMEQRLPGLPDHHVLLVNRKHRLVEGLLKLSAGSVITGGGASSPSQQLADDLSRHVYEMARLAVGGLEPNQLAGFQQRSCDLMGQLMDRGL, from the coding sequence GTGGTGCTGCAGGCAGAACAGGGCCAGATCCAGATCCACACCGAGAACATCTTCCCGATCATCAAAAAGGCCGTCTACAGCGGCCATGAGGTGTTCCTGCGGGAGCTGGTAAGCAACGGCGTGGATGCGATCAGCAAGCGCCGCATGGCGGCCATGGCCGGCGATTGCAGCGAGGGCAGCGAGGGCAAGATCTCAATCCGCATCGACCGCGAAGCCAAGACCCTCACCATCTCCGACAACGGCATCGGCATGAGCGCCGATGAGGTGAAGCGCTACATCAACCAGGTGGCCTTCTCCAGCGCCGAAGATTTTCTCGAGAAGTACAAGCAGGAAGACGACGCCATCATTGGCCACTTCGGCCTGGGCTTCTACTCCAGCTTCATGGTGGCCAAGCAGGTGGAGCTGGTCACGCTGTCGGCCCGCGAGGGCAGTGAAGCGGTGCGTTGGAGCTGCGATGGCTCCCCCAACTTCAGCCTTGAGGCGGCGGAGCGATCGGAACCCGGAACCGATGTGATCCTGCACCTCATGGATGAGGAAGAGGAGTACATCGAGCCGGCGCGCATCCGCACGCTGATCACCACCTACTGCGACTTCATGCCGGTGGAGGTGCAGCTCGAGGGTGAAACCGTGAACAAGCGGGAAGCCCCCTGGCGCAAGAGCCCCCGCGACCTCACCGACAACGACTACATCGAGCTCTACCGCTACCTCTATCCCTTCCAGGGCGATCCGCTGCTCTGGGTGCACCTCAACACCGACTACCCCTACAACCTGCAGGGCATTCTCTATTTCCCGAAGTTCAGCGGCCGCGCCGACTGGGAGAAAGGCGAGATCAAGCTCTACTGCAACAACGTGTTCGTGAGCGACTCGATCAAGGAGGTGGTGCCCCGCTACCTGCTGCCCCTGCGGGGCGTGATCGATTCGCCCGATATCCCGCTGAATGTGAGCCGCTCAGCCCTGCAGACCGACCGGCGCGTGCGCTCCATCGGCGGTTTCGTGGCCAAGAAGGTGGCGGATCGGCTCAAGCAGTTGCACCGCGATGAGCCCAAGCGCTACGCCGAGATCTGGGAATCCCTGGCCCCCTTCATCAAGATCGGCGCCATGGAAGACGACAAGTTCGCCGAGCAGGTGGCGGATCTGGTGTTGTTTGGAACCACAGCGGCGTCGGGCGACGGCGACAGCCCTGACCCCATCCCCGGCGAGAACAACAAAGCCTTCACCACCCTGGCCGGCTACCGCTCCCGCCTAAGCCCAGACAACGACAAGCGCATCCTCTATTGCACCGATGAGGCAGGTCAGGCCGGTGCCCTCGCCCTCTGGAAGGGGCAGGGCGCTGAGGTGCTCTTGGCCGATACCTTCATCGATACCCAGTTCATCCCTTGGCTGGAATATCGCCATGAAGAGCTGAAATTCCAGCGGGTCGACAGCGAACTCGATGACTCCCTGCAGGAGAAGGAGAGCGAACTCGCCGATGCCGACGGCAAAGACAGTTCGGAGAAGGTGCGCGACCTGTTCAAGAGCGCCTTGAACAATGACAAGGTGACCATTCAGGTGCAGGCCCTCAAGGGCGACAACGCCCCCGCCGCCCTGATCCTGTTGCCGGAGCAGATGCGCCGCATCAACGACATGGGCGCCCTGATGGAGCAGCGCCTCCCCGGCCTGCCCGATCACCACGTGCTGCTGGTGAACCGCAAGCACCGTCTGGTGGAAGGTCTGCTCAAGCTCTCCGCCGGCTCGGTGATCACCGGTGGCGGCGCCAGCTCCCCCAGCCAACAGCTGGCGGATGACCTCAGCCGTCACGTGTATGAAATGGCACGCCTGGCCGTGGGCGGCCTGGAGCCGAATCAACTCGCCGGCTTCCAGCAACGCAGCTGCGATCTGATGGGTCAGTTGATGGATCGGGGGCTCTAG
- the ggpS gene encoding glucosylglycerol-phosphate synthase, protein MPSSFVLVYHRSPFDEVIDSEGQRQWQDQKSPNGIIPTLRNLFRSQPSGTWIAWREDAATDAEDETLTVDASVDGAPPIRLRRIPLRKQQIGSFYHVTSKESIWPILHSFPGFFEVNNADWKTFQDVNRRFAEAACKEAAPGASIWIHDYNLWLTPGYIRELRPDVKISLFHHTPFPSSDVFSILPWREEILESLLSCDAVGFHIPRYAENFARAASSLLAVEKGPKTTVASHFLPCGSALAQPDATPWIEYRGRRVQLVSTPVGTSPEVITTLRNSAGVQQLISEIEEGSKRGRRLILSASRVDYTKGNQELLLAYERLMERRPDLHGEVVLVLACVAANSGMKVYTDTQRSIEEMVGRINGRFSRIDWVPIRLTTQRIPYEEMVAWFASADICWITPLRDGLNLVAKEYAAARKGKGGTLVLSEFTGASVVMKGAVLTNPYSHRRMDEAIEAALAMPPEQQSSRMASMVQAVERLSVDNWAEEQLRAIQPMQPALIA, encoded by the coding sequence ATGCCGAGTTCCTTCGTGTTGGTCTATCACCGCTCACCTTTTGATGAGGTGATCGACTCCGAAGGGCAGCGTCAGTGGCAGGACCAGAAAAGTCCAAACGGGATCATCCCCACGCTGCGCAATTTGTTCCGCTCACAGCCCTCCGGCACCTGGATTGCCTGGCGCGAGGACGCGGCGACCGATGCGGAGGATGAAACCCTCACGGTTGATGCGTCGGTGGATGGTGCGCCGCCGATTCGCTTGCGCCGGATTCCCCTGCGCAAGCAGCAGATCGGTAGCTTCTATCACGTGACCTCAAAAGAATCGATCTGGCCGATTCTGCATAGCTTCCCCGGCTTCTTTGAGGTGAACAATGCCGACTGGAAAACCTTCCAAGACGTGAACCGGCGCTTCGCTGAAGCGGCCTGCAAGGAAGCGGCACCCGGTGCTTCCATCTGGATTCACGATTACAACCTCTGGCTCACACCCGGCTACATCCGGGAGCTGCGGCCTGACGTCAAGATCAGCCTGTTTCACCACACACCCTTCCCGAGCAGTGATGTGTTCAGCATCCTGCCCTGGCGCGAGGAAATCCTCGAAAGTCTGCTGAGCTGTGATGCTGTGGGCTTCCACATCCCGCGCTACGCCGAAAACTTCGCCCGAGCCGCCAGCAGTCTGCTCGCAGTGGAGAAAGGTCCGAAAACCACCGTTGCCTCCCACTTCCTGCCCTGCGGCAGCGCCCTCGCCCAACCCGATGCCACGCCTTGGATCGAGTACCGCGGACGGCGCGTGCAACTGGTGTCCACGCCGGTGGGCACCAGTCCAGAGGTGATCACCACCCTGCGCAACAGCGCGGGCGTGCAACAGCTGATCAGCGAGATCGAGGAGGGCAGCAAGCGGGGTCGCCGCTTGATCCTCTCCGCCAGCCGGGTGGACTACACCAAGGGCAATCAGGAACTGCTCCTCGCCTACGAACGGCTGATGGAACGGCGCCCTGATCTGCACGGCGAGGTGGTGCTGGTGCTTGCCTGCGTGGCTGCCAATTCCGGGATGAAGGTGTACACAGACACCCAGCGCAGCATCGAGGAGATGGTGGGCCGCATCAACGGCCGATTCAGCCGCATCGACTGGGTGCCGATTCGTCTCACCACCCAGCGCATTCCCTACGAGGAAATGGTGGCCTGGTTTGCCTCCGCCGACATCTGCTGGATCACACCACTGCGCGATGGCCTGAATCTGGTGGCTAAGGAATATGCCGCAGCTCGGAAAGGCAAGGGGGGCACGCTTGTGCTCTCCGAATTCACTGGAGCCTCCGTGGTGATGAAGGGTGCTGTGCTCACCAATCCCTATTCCCATCGCCGCATGGATGAGGCGATTGAAGCGGCCCTGGCGATGCCTCCTGAACAGCAGTCGAGCCGTATGGCCTCGATGGTGCAGGCGGTGGAGCGCCTCAGCGTGGACAACTGGGCTGAGGAACAGCTGCGGGCCATCCAACCGATGCAACCGGCGCTCATCGCTTGA
- a CDS encoding ABC transporter substrate-binding protein, with translation MARRWPLVLLVMLTSVLLGLWGLAATAVERVTVLMPAPFAEATTELVKAFNREHPGLELSVSRGPLETEAVSDLAISSLLLGSSPYDLLLMDVTWTPKYAAAGWLEPLEHWLGDDALADLAPGAELGNAFNGHLWRFPLVADMGLLFWRTDLMEAPPRTPAELEAISRRLQASGEVPWGYVWEGKQYEGLSCVMVEMLRGFGGHWLDHNQPDLSSPAAIEATTWLNHLVEAGITPPTVTNMAEPEALQAFQAGDAAFMRNWPYAWAELNRAESPLRGKVGITTMVSQPGEPHAATQGSWGLAVLAGSRHKQAAVEALRFLTSEEAQKQLNLQWGYTPTRVSVFNDPELLATNPVLAELKLALGDAVLRPLTPIYAQLSDLLYRDVNAVFSGAVEPAPAMQQLQTNSERLLLTAGAAG, from the coding sequence ATGGCGCGCCGCTGGCCACTGGTACTGCTGGTGATGCTCACCAGCGTGTTGCTGGGGCTGTGGGGCCTGGCCGCTACTGCCGTGGAGCGGGTGACTGTGCTGATGCCGGCGCCCTTCGCTGAGGCCACCACAGAATTGGTGAAGGCGTTCAACCGCGAGCATCCCGGTCTTGAACTGAGCGTGAGCCGAGGACCGCTGGAAACCGAGGCGGTATCGGATCTGGCGATCAGCAGTCTGCTGTTGGGAAGCAGTCCCTACGACCTGCTGCTGATGGACGTCACCTGGACGCCGAAATACGCAGCAGCGGGCTGGCTGGAGCCGCTGGAGCACTGGCTGGGCGACGATGCATTGGCCGATCTGGCTCCCGGGGCGGAGCTGGGTAATGCCTTCAACGGGCATCTCTGGCGCTTCCCACTGGTGGCGGACATGGGCCTGCTGTTCTGGCGCACCGATCTGATGGAGGCCCCACCGCGCACACCGGCGGAGCTCGAGGCGATCAGCCGGCGCCTTCAGGCCAGCGGTGAGGTGCCGTGGGGGTACGTCTGGGAAGGCAAGCAATACGAAGGCCTGAGCTGCGTGATGGTGGAGATGCTGCGCGGCTTCGGGGGGCACTGGCTGGATCACAACCAGCCCGACCTGAGCAGCCCAGCGGCCATCGAGGCCACCACCTGGCTGAACCATCTGGTGGAGGCCGGCATCACGCCGCCCACGGTGACCAACATGGCTGAACCGGAGGCGCTGCAGGCCTTTCAGGCGGGGGATGCCGCGTTCATGCGCAACTGGCCCTATGCCTGGGCTGAACTGAATCGGGCCGAGTCGCCCCTGCGCGGCAAGGTGGGCATCACCACGATGGTGAGTCAGCCCGGGGAACCCCACGCCGCCACCCAGGGCAGCTGGGGGCTGGCCGTGCTGGCGGGCTCTCGCCACAAGCAGGCCGCTGTGGAGGCGCTGCGCTTCCTCACCAGTGAGGAGGCGCAGAAGCAGCTGAATCTGCAGTGGGGTTACACCCCCACGCGGGTCAGCGTCTTCAACGACCCCGAACTGTTAGCGACCAACCCAGTGCTGGCCGAGCTGAAGCTCGCCCTGGGCGATGCCGTGCTGCGACCGCTCACCCCCATCTACGCCCAGCTGAGTGATTTGCTCTACCGCGACGTGAACGCCGTGTTCAGCGGCGCTGTGGAGCCGGCGCCGGCGATGCAGCAGCTGCAGACCAACAGCGAGCGACTGTTGCTTACGGCGGGGGCAGCAGGGTGA
- a CDS encoding carbohydrate ABC transporter permease, protein MRWRFWLLMAPALLWLVAMFAAPLLHYAWLSTQAETVLTGLQPRPVGAEQWLRLWNDARFWQDTWQTLRFSAASVGLEMLLGLAMALLLHQPLRGRGPLRTISLLPWALPTTVMALGWRWIFNDPYGPINQLSNRLGLGPIPFLSNPAITWMAAVWADTWKTTPFVALLLLAGLQTIPSDLYEAAALEGAGPWQSLRRITLPLLTPYLLIALLFRLAQALGVFDLIQVLTGGGPAGSTESLALYAYLNAMRFLDFGYSATVMLGSFAVLLLVAAAAAGAVRLTRPTPGGVR, encoded by the coding sequence ATGCGCTGGCGCTTCTGGCTGCTCATGGCGCCGGCTCTGCTCTGGCTGGTGGCGATGTTTGCTGCACCGCTGCTCCACTACGCCTGGCTCAGCACCCAGGCCGAGACGGTGCTCACCGGCCTTCAGCCCAGGCCGGTCGGTGCCGAGCAGTGGCTGCGGCTCTGGAACGATGCCCGCTTCTGGCAAGACACCTGGCAGACGCTGCGCTTCAGCGCTGCATCTGTGGGGCTCGAGATGCTGCTGGGACTGGCCATGGCCTTGCTGCTGCATCAGCCTCTGCGGGGTCGCGGGCCCCTGCGCACCATCAGCCTGTTGCCCTGGGCGCTGCCCACCACCGTGATGGCCCTCGGTTGGCGCTGGATCTTCAACGATCCCTACGGGCCGATCAATCAACTCAGCAACCGGCTTGGGCTGGGCCCGATTCCTTTTCTCTCCAATCCAGCGATCACCTGGATGGCCGCGGTGTGGGCCGACACCTGGAAAACCACCCCATTCGTAGCGCTGCTGCTGCTGGCAGGGCTGCAGACGATTCCGTCGGATCTCTATGAAGCAGCGGCCTTGGAGGGCGCCGGCCCCTGGCAGAGCCTGCGCCGCATCACCTTGCCGTTGCTCACCCCCTATCTACTGATCGCTCTGCTGTTCCGCCTGGCCCAGGCCCTCGGGGTCTTCGATTTGATCCAGGTGCTCACGGGTGGTGGACCAGCCGGCAGCACCGAAAGCCTGGCCCTCTACGCCTACCTCAACGCGATGCGCTTCCTGGATTTCGGCTACAGCGCCACGGTGATGCTCGGCTCATTTGCAGTGCTGCTGTTGGTGGCGGCCGCCGCTGCAGGCGCCGTTCGCCTCACGCGACCCACGCCAGGAGGGGTGCGCTGA
- a CDS encoding carbohydrate ABC transporter permease: MARLVLLIWSLGPMLWQLYTSLRPTEALTGGLGRQAGWTLSHYQLLLQGEPPFLLYLVNSAVVGATSTALTLALAVPCAYGLSRIGRTVSRGVSLLVAGAAAFPAVLLFLALLEVARDWHLANNLLALSLPYAGLCLPLAILLLQASFRDLPLELEEAAVMEGMGLWQRLRWVLLPLMAPAIASAALLIFIFCWNEYPIALTWLSRSDLLTLAPAMARIAGSSVYTIPYGAFAAATVLGSTPLILLMLLFQRQIISGLTQGAIKG, encoded by the coding sequence ATGGCTCGCCTCGTGCTGCTGATCTGGAGCTTGGGCCCCATGCTCTGGCAGCTCTACACCTCCCTGCGGCCCACGGAAGCGCTCACGGGAGGGCTGGGTCGCCAGGCCGGCTGGACCCTGAGCCACTACCAGCTCCTGTTGCAGGGCGAGCCTCCGTTTCTGCTCTATCTCGTTAACAGTGCCGTGGTGGGGGCCACCAGCACCGCCCTCACCCTGGCCCTGGCGGTGCCCTGTGCCTATGGCCTCAGCCGGATCGGCCGCACGGTCTCGCGCGGTGTATCGCTGCTGGTGGCCGGTGCCGCCGCGTTCCCAGCGGTGCTGCTGTTCCTGGCCTTGCTGGAGGTGGCACGCGACTGGCATCTGGCCAACAACCTGTTGGCCCTGAGCCTTCCCTATGCAGGTTTATGCCTGCCATTGGCGATCCTGCTGCTGCAGGCCTCATTCCGCGATCTGCCTCTGGAATTGGAGGAGGCAGCGGTGATGGAGGGCATGGGCCTCTGGCAGCGCCTGCGCTGGGTGCTGCTGCCGCTAATGGCCCCGGCGATCGCTAGCGCTGCCCTGTTGATCTTCATCTTCTGCTGGAACGAATACCCAATCGCCCTCACCTGGCTCAGCCGCAGCGATCTGCTCACGCTTGCCCCAGCCATGGCCCGCATCGCCGGATCGTCGGTGTACACCATTCCCTATGGCGCCTTCGCCGCCGCCACCGTGCTGGGAAGCACCCCACTGATCCTGCTGATGCTGCTGTTCCAGCGGCAGATCATCAGCGGCCTCACCCAGGGAGCGATCAAAGGATGA
- a CDS encoding ABC transporter ATP-binding protein, with protein MTTTPPALAAGLVLHRLSRRVQQQTLLDQLSLEVAPGEILALLGPSGCGKSTTLRLIAGLDPVSAGEIRLGGAAITHLPPAQRQVAMVFQSYALFPHLSVERNLSLGMELRGVPKAEIARDLDQVLALLQLEELRTRRPAALSGGQRQRVALARALLRKPALFLLDEPMSNLDAQLREDLRGELRTLLRSTGVPVVYVTHDQHEAMGLADRIAVLRAGQLQQIGTAEELYNTPTNRFVASFLGNPTINLIDTAELQLGLRPERLQLAAAGSAIGAGWSALEGKLSHREWLGDRVISHVHCPGHGTLKVIGDAGPVADAVQVRWRQEAELRFERESGVLLPLTTRSQ; from the coding sequence ATGACCACCACCCCACCCGCCCTGGCTGCAGGCCTGGTCTTGCACAGGCTCAGCCGCCGCGTGCAGCAACAAACGCTGCTCGATCAGCTCAGCCTGGAGGTGGCGCCTGGCGAGATCTTGGCTCTGCTGGGCCCCAGCGGTTGCGGCAAAAGCACCACGCTGCGGCTGATCGCCGGCCTCGACCCCGTGAGCGCCGGTGAGATCCGCCTCGGTGGAGCGGCGATCACCCACCTCCCGCCGGCTCAGCGGCAAGTGGCGATGGTGTTCCAGAGCTATGCCCTGTTCCCGCATCTGAGCGTGGAGCGCAATCTCAGCCTGGGCATGGAGCTGCGCGGTGTGCCGAAAGCTGAAATCGCCCGCGATCTTGATCAGGTGCTGGCCCTGTTGCAGCTGGAGGAGCTGCGCACGCGCCGGCCGGCGGCCCTCTCCGGTGGCCAGCGGCAGCGGGTGGCTCTCGCACGCGCCCTGCTGCGCAAACCGGCCCTGTTTCTGCTGGATGAGCCGATGAGCAATCTCGATGCTCAGCTGCGGGAAGACCTGCGCGGTGAACTGCGCACCCTGTTGCGCAGCACCGGGGTGCCGGTGGTGTATGTGACCCACGACCAGCATGAGGCGATGGGACTGGCGGATCGCATCGCCGTGCTGCGTGCAGGGCAGCTGCAACAGATCGGCACCGCGGAGGAGCTCTACAACACCCCCACAAATCGCTTCGTGGCGAGCTTCCTGGGCAATCCCACAATCAATCTGATCGATACGGCTGAACTGCAGCTGGGCCTGAGGCCGGAGCGGTTGCAGCTGGCCGCAGCAGGCAGTGCGATCGGCGCGGGCTGGTCGGCCCTGGAGGGGAAGCTCAGCCATCGAGAGTGGCTGGGGGATCGCGTGATCTCCCACGTGCACTGCCCCGGCCACGGCACGTTGAAGGTGATCGGTGATGCCGGCCCGGTGGCCGATGCGGTTCAGGTGCGCTGGCGGCAGGAGGCAGAACTACGGTTCGAGCGCGAGAGCGGAGTGCTGCTGCCGCTCACCACACGTTCTCAATAA
- the stpA gene encoding glucosylglycerol 3-phosphatase: protein MPRLSLDELLLELTAEEDLLFVQDLDGVCMPLVRDPLTRRLQPQTIRAAARLGDCFRVLTNGEHGGRRGVNRLVEQALQPEVDPAQAGLYLPGLAAGGVQLQTRHGVLSHPGVSEAELEFLQSVPLRMRDRLAPLLEQTLPHSTRAEREQLLDRIVLDNAVSPTTNINLVVKQLQGDLPRIQQLQEQCLELLLELLHQAERAGLSNSFFLHLAPNLGLEGNRERLRPACADRSGTTDFQFMLQGAVKEAGLLVLINEHVRRRTGSAPLGDEFNVRSAPRDLDALTALCVERIPAELMPTLTGVGDTITSEPTPDGRGWQRGGSDRGFLTLVQQLGNAYGRPNRVMLVDSSGGELERPSHRDPHLRGLTDPEDPLQLNVLVPGGPAAYCDWFEQLSRQRNV, encoded by the coding sequence ATGCCGCGTCTCAGCCTGGACGAACTGCTGCTGGAACTCACGGCTGAGGAGGATCTGCTGTTTGTTCAGGACCTCGATGGCGTGTGCATGCCGCTGGTGCGCGACCCGCTGACCCGCAGGCTGCAACCGCAGACGATCCGTGCTGCAGCGCGGCTAGGCGACTGCTTCCGCGTGCTCACCAACGGCGAACACGGCGGGCGCCGCGGCGTGAACCGACTGGTGGAGCAGGCGCTGCAACCCGAGGTCGATCCAGCACAGGCAGGGCTCTATCTGCCGGGCCTGGCCGCCGGTGGCGTGCAACTGCAAACGCGGCATGGCGTCCTGAGCCATCCGGGGGTGAGCGAGGCCGAACTGGAGTTCCTGCAGAGCGTGCCGTTGCGGATGCGCGACCGCCTGGCGCCGCTGCTGGAGCAGACCTTGCCCCACAGCACTCGCGCAGAGCGCGAACAGCTGCTGGATCGGATCGTGCTCGACAACGCCGTCTCCCCCACCACCAACATCAATTTGGTGGTGAAGCAGCTGCAGGGCGATCTGCCGCGGATTCAGCAGCTCCAGGAGCAATGCCTGGAGCTCTTGCTCGAGCTGCTCCATCAAGCAGAACGCGCAGGGCTAAGCAACAGCTTCTTCCTTCACCTAGCGCCCAATCTGGGGCTCGAGGGCAACCGCGAACGCCTGCGCCCGGCCTGCGCCGATCGGTCCGGCACCACCGATTTTCAATTCATGCTGCAAGGCGCCGTGAAGGAGGCAGGCCTGCTGGTGCTGATCAACGAGCATGTGCGCCGCCGCACCGGCTCGGCTCCGCTGGGAGACGAGTTCAATGTGCGATCGGCGCCGCGGGATCTCGATGCGCTCACGGCCCTCTGCGTCGAGCGAATTCCAGCGGAGCTGATGCCAACACTCACAGGCGTGGGCGACACGATCACCTCAGAACCCACACCCGATGGCCGGGGCTGGCAACGGGGCGGTAGCGACCGTGGTTTTCTCACGCTGGTGCAACAGCTGGGCAACGCCTATGGGCGGCCCAACAGGGTGATGCTGGTGGACAGCAGTGGCGGGGAACTGGAGCGGCCCAGCCATCGCGATCCCCACTTGCGCGGTCTCACCGATCCAGAGGATCCACTGCAGCTCAATGTGCTTGTGCCAGGCGGGCCCGCGGCCTATTGCGACTGGTTTGAGCAGCTCAGCCGACAGCGAAACGTTTGA